One stretch of Tribolium castaneum strain GA2 chromosome 5, icTriCast1.1, whole genome shotgun sequence DNA includes these proteins:
- the LOC100142404 gene encoding calcium and integrin-binding protein 1 isoform X1, giving the protein MGQGRSQFSEEELQDYQDLTYFTKKEVLYAHQKFKVLAPEKVGHNKNAKLPMSKMLNYPELNVNPFGDRICKVFSSSRDGDCTFEDFLDMMSVFSEAAPKSVKAEHAFRIFDFDGDDMLGISDLKQIIERLIGKDNHLGEQEMERLIQNVLEEADLDDDGALSFAEFEHIIDRSSDFLNFCSVFRMRL; this is encoded by the exons ATGGGGCAAGGTAGGAGTCAGTTTAGTGAAGAGGAGCTGCAAGACTATCAAGACCTGActtattttaccaaaaaagaGGTTTTATA TGCTcatcaaaaattcaaagtgcTAGCACCGGAAAAAGTGGGCCATAATAAAAACGCCAAACTGCCAATGTCCAAAATGCTCAATTATCCCGAATTAAATGTAAATCCTTTTGGCGATCGGATTTGCAAGGTGTTTAGTTCTAGTCGTGATGGGGACTGCACTTTTGAGGATTTTCTCGATATGATGTCTGTTTTTAGCGAAGCGGCCCCGAAGTCGGTGAAGGCCGAGCACGCGTTTCgtatttttg attttgatGGGGATGATATGTTGGGTATTTCTGACTTGAAACAGATTATTGAAAGACTGATTGGGAAGGATAATCATTTGGGTGAGCAGGAGATGGAGCGCTTGATTCAAAATGTGCTCGAGGAAGCGGATTTGGACGACGATGGGGCGCTGTCTTTTGCCGAATTTGAGCACATTATTGACCGGTCTTCAGACTTTCTGAA tttttgcaGCGTTTTTCGCATGCGTCTCTAA
- the LOC100141707 gene encoding SUN domain-containing ossification factor isoform X2, which yields MRTSLLCLEYVFILALCRGLVCEDAAPTPPPSAPIGENVSSDSIQDSKKTIESEKSDDVIRGLEPSADVVSNFNEKTEDTLQVFAEATSQNSGVANDLTTSGQPVVVTLSDVATAELQQRAILPSQDTPPEPQSTNHTFKLNQSRSDLPTVKDNLTEEIPSFSEWAQKQLQEAEKNKSNTSTHHPNGNKQASGAKLRWKNYASLDCGAKVVASNPEAVSPSAILSPSRDEYKLNTCTSRIWFIVELCEAIQAKKIDLANFELFSSSPKDFAVFVSDRFPTREWSNVGHFTAKDERDVQSFDLHPHLFGKYIKVEVKSHYGSEHYCPISLFRVYGTSEFEVLQKEDQAHEDRGDDDDDDDGSLDLENGDARKNLFSSATDAVISMVKKAAEVLGNKGNYSNQTEILNNTKQAVPLVRVCTSPSHLVVCDNCSDALFGRVYELLSCHDSQIWGLINLAFIRNVLVESSLCQKFGFCKVSDKFEAHAKYIEALFPEYLLGAMCNMAAVYQNKVVLNVSNHSNDTIIDDDQMINIETSEPHVLPLETTRKEPEVTDALSLQKSEAVSTPSLPIVTLTSQIKPTKTLNSESDSRQSNTEASSVRSEIKSIVTSTEPVQSNLTEPEEPEVENVTESVELDDPLDAATPQAQKESVFLRLSNRIKALERNMSLSGQYLEELSKRYKKQVEEIQKLLDKTILSLNEESQKKDERNKQLEERLNVLTSNLEALLAERRSWSSTISCVVISSLVTLFIVTFCCKIPEPVAARRPELKRRKSIDVVQHTAPKKKRRPSDQALKIVRSSMEASDNLRKKKKRKNMLRRSNSISTLGGEEKKAWPEAGSIDWVEGKRFEEVPFVLEESEHSTLEPIALEEKIAPPSFVQTAVMARAVRVNGEAKREENGGVAVEGTPKKEKKGLKRIFRKVF from the exons ATGAGGACTTCGTTACTATGTCTCGAGTATGTTTTCATTTTGGCTTTGTGCAG AGGTCTCGTGTGCGAAGATGCGGCGCCGACGCCACCACCCAGTGCCCCAATCGGTGAAAATGTTTCATCAGACAGTATTCAAGACAGCAAAAAAACgattgaaagtgaaaaaagtGACGATGTAATTCGCGGTTTAGAACCAAGTGCGGACGTTGTGAGTAATTTCAATGAAAAGACCGAAGACACTTTACAAGTGTTCGCCGAAGCGACTTCCCAGAATTCAGGGGTTGCCAATGA TCTAACAACAAGCGGGCAGCCGGTGGTTGTGACACTTTCGGACGTCGCCACCGCCGAGCTCCAACAACGCGCCATACTTCCTAGTCAAGACACACCCCCTGAGCCCCAATCCACCAATCACACCTTCAAACTCAACCAATCAAGATCTGATTTACCCACTGTTAAAGACAACCTAACTGAAGAAATTCCCTCGTTTTCTGAATGGGCGCAGAAGCAACTTCAAGAAGccgaaaaaaacaaatccaACACCTCCACACATCACCCCAACGGCAACAAACAAGCCTCAGGGGCGAAGCTCCGCTGGAAAAACTACGCATCGTTGGATTGTGGCGCCAAAGTGGTGGCTTCCAATCCAGAGGCTGTGAGCCCTAGCGCTATCTTGAGCCCCTCACGTGATGAGTACAAACTCAACACTTGTACAAGTCGTATTTGGTTTATTGTCGAATTATGCGAAGCAATTCAAgccaaaaaaatcgatttggctaattttgaattattttcttcGTCGCCGAAAGATTTTGCGGTTTTCGTAAGCGATCGGTTTCCGACACGTGAATGGTCAAATGTTGGCCATTTCACGGCGAAGGATGAACGCGACGTGCAAAGTTTCGACCTTCATCCGCACCTCTTCGGGAAATATATCAAAGTCGAGGTGAAAAGCCACTACGGTTCGGAACACTATTGTCCGATTTCGCTGTTTCGCGTTTATGGGACTTCGGAATTTGAGGTTTTGCAAAAGGAGGATCAAGCACACGAGGATCGAGGTGATGATGATGACGATGATGACGGCTCACTTGATTTGGAAAATGGTGATGCGCGGAAGAATTTATTCAGTTCGGCGACGGATGCTGTCATTTCGATGGTGAAAAAAGCGGCTGAGGTTTTGGGAAATAAGGGGAATTACAGCAATCAgactgaaattttaaataacaccAAGCAGGCCGTGCCTTTGGTTCGGGTGTGTACGTCACCGAGTCATCTAGTCGTTTGTGATAACTGCAGCGATGCCCTCTTTGGGCGTGTTTATGAACTATTGAGTTGTCACGACTCACAAATTTggggtttaattaatttagcgTTTATTCGCAATGTGCTGGTTGAGTCAAGCTTATgccaaaaatttggtttttgtaAAGTTAGCGATAAGTTTGAGGCGCATGCCAAATATATTGAAGCGCTATTTCCGGAATATTTGCTAGGCGCCATGTGCAACATGGCCGCCGTTTACCAAAACAAAGTCGTACTTAACGTAAGTAATCATTCGAATGATACGATCATTGATGATGATCAAATGATAAATATCGAAACGTCGGAACCACATGTACTTCCCCTCGAGACGACGCGAAAAGAACCGGAAGTTACCGATGCCTTGTCATTGCAAAAATCGGAAGCCGTGTCGACGCCATCTTTACCAATTGTCACCCTGACGTCACAAATCAAGCCTACTAAAACTTTGAATTCGGAATCGGATTCAAGACAAAGTAATACTGAGGCGAGTTCAGTCCGAAGTGAGATTAAGTCAATTGTGACGTCAACTGAACCGGTCCAGTCTAACTTAACCGAACCGGAGGAACCAGAAGTGGAAAATGTGACTGAAAGTGTGGAATTAGATGACCCACTTGATGCGGCGACACCACAGGCTCAGAAAGAATCGGTTTTTTTGCGCCTTTCTAACCGAATTAAAGCCCTGGAGCGCAACATGTCCCTCTCAGGCCAATACCTCGAAGAGTTGAGTAAACGATACAAGAAACAAGTCGAGGAGATACAAAAACTCCTCGACAAAACAATACTCAGTTTAAACGAAGAAAGTCAGAAGAAAGACGAAAGGAACAAACAGTTGGAGGAGCGACTTAACGTGCTAACCTCAAATTTAGAGGCCCTTTTGGCCGAACGCAGGAGCTGGTCCTCGACCATTTCCTGCGTCGTCATTTCCTCTCTAGtcactttatttattgttacttttTGCTGTAAAATCCCCGAACCGGTGGCGGCGAGACGGCCCGAGTTAAAACGACGAAAATCGATTGATGTTGTACAACACACCGCCCCCAAGAAAAAACGGCGTCCCAGTGACCAAGCTTTAAAGATCGTCCGGTCGTCAATGGAAGCTAGTGATAATTTGAggaagaaaaagaagaggaAGAATATGCTGAGGCGATCGAATTCGATTAGTACGCTTGGGGGGGAGGAGAAAAAGGCGTGGCCTGAGGCGGGGTCTATTGACTGGGTGGAGGGGAAGCGGTTTGAAGAAGTGCCGTTTGTGTTGGAGGAAAGTGAGCACTCGACATTGGAACCAATCGCATTGGAAGAGAAAATCGCGCCGCCTAGTTTTGTGCAAACGGCGGTGATGGCGAGGGCGGTGCGAGTCAACGGCGAGGCGAAGAGGGAGGAGAATGGGGGCGTGGCAGTTGAAGGAACGCCCAAGAAGGAGAAGAAGGGGTTGAAGAGGATTTTTAGGAAGGTGTTTTAA
- the LOC100141707 gene encoding SUN domain-containing ossification factor isoform X1: MRTSLLCLEYVFILALCSRGLVCEDAAPTPPPSAPIGENVSSDSIQDSKKTIESEKSDDVIRGLEPSADVVSNFNEKTEDTLQVFAEATSQNSGVANDLTTSGQPVVVTLSDVATAELQQRAILPSQDTPPEPQSTNHTFKLNQSRSDLPTVKDNLTEEIPSFSEWAQKQLQEAEKNKSNTSTHHPNGNKQASGAKLRWKNYASLDCGAKVVASNPEAVSPSAILSPSRDEYKLNTCTSRIWFIVELCEAIQAKKIDLANFELFSSSPKDFAVFVSDRFPTREWSNVGHFTAKDERDVQSFDLHPHLFGKYIKVEVKSHYGSEHYCPISLFRVYGTSEFEVLQKEDQAHEDRGDDDDDDDGSLDLENGDARKNLFSSATDAVISMVKKAAEVLGNKGNYSNQTEILNNTKQAVPLVRVCTSPSHLVVCDNCSDALFGRVYELLSCHDSQIWGLINLAFIRNVLVESSLCQKFGFCKVSDKFEAHAKYIEALFPEYLLGAMCNMAAVYQNKVVLNVSNHSNDTIIDDDQMINIETSEPHVLPLETTRKEPEVTDALSLQKSEAVSTPSLPIVTLTSQIKPTKTLNSESDSRQSNTEASSVRSEIKSIVTSTEPVQSNLTEPEEPEVENVTESVELDDPLDAATPQAQKESVFLRLSNRIKALERNMSLSGQYLEELSKRYKKQVEEIQKLLDKTILSLNEESQKKDERNKQLEERLNVLTSNLEALLAERRSWSSTISCVVISSLVTLFIVTFCCKIPEPVAARRPELKRRKSIDVVQHTAPKKKRRPSDQALKIVRSSMEASDNLRKKKKRKNMLRRSNSISTLGGEEKKAWPEAGSIDWVEGKRFEEVPFVLEESEHSTLEPIALEEKIAPPSFVQTAVMARAVRVNGEAKREENGGVAVEGTPKKEKKGLKRIFRKVF, translated from the exons ATGAGGACTTCGTTACTATGTCTCGAGTATGTTTTCATTTTGGCTTTGTGCAG TAGAGGTCTCGTGTGCGAAGATGCGGCGCCGACGCCACCACCCAGTGCCCCAATCGGTGAAAATGTTTCATCAGACAGTATTCAAGACAGCAAAAAAACgattgaaagtgaaaaaagtGACGATGTAATTCGCGGTTTAGAACCAAGTGCGGACGTTGTGAGTAATTTCAATGAAAAGACCGAAGACACTTTACAAGTGTTCGCCGAAGCGACTTCCCAGAATTCAGGGGTTGCCAATGA TCTAACAACAAGCGGGCAGCCGGTGGTTGTGACACTTTCGGACGTCGCCACCGCCGAGCTCCAACAACGCGCCATACTTCCTAGTCAAGACACACCCCCTGAGCCCCAATCCACCAATCACACCTTCAAACTCAACCAATCAAGATCTGATTTACCCACTGTTAAAGACAACCTAACTGAAGAAATTCCCTCGTTTTCTGAATGGGCGCAGAAGCAACTTCAAGAAGccgaaaaaaacaaatccaACACCTCCACACATCACCCCAACGGCAACAAACAAGCCTCAGGGGCGAAGCTCCGCTGGAAAAACTACGCATCGTTGGATTGTGGCGCCAAAGTGGTGGCTTCCAATCCAGAGGCTGTGAGCCCTAGCGCTATCTTGAGCCCCTCACGTGATGAGTACAAACTCAACACTTGTACAAGTCGTATTTGGTTTATTGTCGAATTATGCGAAGCAATTCAAgccaaaaaaatcgatttggctaattttgaattattttcttcGTCGCCGAAAGATTTTGCGGTTTTCGTAAGCGATCGGTTTCCGACACGTGAATGGTCAAATGTTGGCCATTTCACGGCGAAGGATGAACGCGACGTGCAAAGTTTCGACCTTCATCCGCACCTCTTCGGGAAATATATCAAAGTCGAGGTGAAAAGCCACTACGGTTCGGAACACTATTGTCCGATTTCGCTGTTTCGCGTTTATGGGACTTCGGAATTTGAGGTTTTGCAAAAGGAGGATCAAGCACACGAGGATCGAGGTGATGATGATGACGATGATGACGGCTCACTTGATTTGGAAAATGGTGATGCGCGGAAGAATTTATTCAGTTCGGCGACGGATGCTGTCATTTCGATGGTGAAAAAAGCGGCTGAGGTTTTGGGAAATAAGGGGAATTACAGCAATCAgactgaaattttaaataacaccAAGCAGGCCGTGCCTTTGGTTCGGGTGTGTACGTCACCGAGTCATCTAGTCGTTTGTGATAACTGCAGCGATGCCCTCTTTGGGCGTGTTTATGAACTATTGAGTTGTCACGACTCACAAATTTggggtttaattaatttagcgTTTATTCGCAATGTGCTGGTTGAGTCAAGCTTATgccaaaaatttggtttttgtaAAGTTAGCGATAAGTTTGAGGCGCATGCCAAATATATTGAAGCGCTATTTCCGGAATATTTGCTAGGCGCCATGTGCAACATGGCCGCCGTTTACCAAAACAAAGTCGTACTTAACGTAAGTAATCATTCGAATGATACGATCATTGATGATGATCAAATGATAAATATCGAAACGTCGGAACCACATGTACTTCCCCTCGAGACGACGCGAAAAGAACCGGAAGTTACCGATGCCTTGTCATTGCAAAAATCGGAAGCCGTGTCGACGCCATCTTTACCAATTGTCACCCTGACGTCACAAATCAAGCCTACTAAAACTTTGAATTCGGAATCGGATTCAAGACAAAGTAATACTGAGGCGAGTTCAGTCCGAAGTGAGATTAAGTCAATTGTGACGTCAACTGAACCGGTCCAGTCTAACTTAACCGAACCGGAGGAACCAGAAGTGGAAAATGTGACTGAAAGTGTGGAATTAGATGACCCACTTGATGCGGCGACACCACAGGCTCAGAAAGAATCGGTTTTTTTGCGCCTTTCTAACCGAATTAAAGCCCTGGAGCGCAACATGTCCCTCTCAGGCCAATACCTCGAAGAGTTGAGTAAACGATACAAGAAACAAGTCGAGGAGATACAAAAACTCCTCGACAAAACAATACTCAGTTTAAACGAAGAAAGTCAGAAGAAAGACGAAAGGAACAAACAGTTGGAGGAGCGACTTAACGTGCTAACCTCAAATTTAGAGGCCCTTTTGGCCGAACGCAGGAGCTGGTCCTCGACCATTTCCTGCGTCGTCATTTCCTCTCTAGtcactttatttattgttacttttTGCTGTAAAATCCCCGAACCGGTGGCGGCGAGACGGCCCGAGTTAAAACGACGAAAATCGATTGATGTTGTACAACACACCGCCCCCAAGAAAAAACGGCGTCCCAGTGACCAAGCTTTAAAGATCGTCCGGTCGTCAATGGAAGCTAGTGATAATTTGAggaagaaaaagaagaggaAGAATATGCTGAGGCGATCGAATTCGATTAGTACGCTTGGGGGGGAGGAGAAAAAGGCGTGGCCTGAGGCGGGGTCTATTGACTGGGTGGAGGGGAAGCGGTTTGAAGAAGTGCCGTTTGTGTTGGAGGAAAGTGAGCACTCGACATTGGAACCAATCGCATTGGAAGAGAAAATCGCGCCGCCTAGTTTTGTGCAAACGGCGGTGATGGCGAGGGCGGTGCGAGTCAACGGCGAGGCGAAGAGGGAGGAGAATGGGGGCGTGGCAGTTGAAGGAACGCCCAAGAAGGAGAAGAAGGGGTTGAAGAGGATTTTTAGGAAGGTGTTTTAA
- the LOC100142609 gene encoding oligosaccharyltransferase complex subunit ostc, which translates to MEQFFTLPFVILEVPNMKIKRPSWLQQPSAMTMFSVVLASYFLVTGGIIYDVIVEPPSVGSTTDEHGHSRPVAFMPYRVNGQYIMEGLASSFLFSMGGLGFIVLDHIHSPLTPKLNRLLITAVGFICVLVSFFTTWIFMRMKLPGYLQS; encoded by the exons ATGGAGCAGTTTTTTACTCTCCCGTTCGTAATCCTCGAAGTGccaaatatgaaaataaagcGGCCCTCGTGGCTACAGCAGCCCTCCGCAATGACAATGTTTTCCGTAGTTTTAGCTTCGTATTTTCTTGTAACTGGGG GTATTATTTATGACGTAATTGTGGAGCCCCCGAGTGTCGGCTCGACGACAGACGAACATGGTCATTCAAGGCCT GTCGCTTTTATGCCGTATAGAGTCAACGGTCAGTACATAATGGAAGGCCTGGCGTCTAGTTTCCTTTTTTCAATGGGTGGTTTGggttttatagttttggaCCACATCCACTCTCCTTTAACACCGAAACTGAACAGGCTGTTGATAACAGCAGTAGGGTTTATTTGCGTTTTGGTGTCGTTTTTCACGACTTGGATTTTTATGAGGATGAAATTACCAGGCTACTTGCAGTCATAA
- the LOC100142404 gene encoding calcium and integrin-binding protein 1 isoform X2, translating into MGQGRSQFSEEELQDYQDLTYFTKKEVLYAHQKFKVLAPEKVGHNKNAKLPMSKMLNYPELNVNPFGDRICKVFSSSRDGDCTFEDFLDMMSVFSEAAPKSVKAEHAFRIFDFDGDDMLGISDLKQIIERLIGKDNHLGEQEMERLIQNVLEEADLDDDGALSFAEFEHIIDRSSDFLNVFRMRL; encoded by the exons ATGGGGCAAGGTAGGAGTCAGTTTAGTGAAGAGGAGCTGCAAGACTATCAAGACCTGActtattttaccaaaaaagaGGTTTTATA TGCTcatcaaaaattcaaagtgcTAGCACCGGAAAAAGTGGGCCATAATAAAAACGCCAAACTGCCAATGTCCAAAATGCTCAATTATCCCGAATTAAATGTAAATCCTTTTGGCGATCGGATTTGCAAGGTGTTTAGTTCTAGTCGTGATGGGGACTGCACTTTTGAGGATTTTCTCGATATGATGTCTGTTTTTAGCGAAGCGGCCCCGAAGTCGGTGAAGGCCGAGCACGCGTTTCgtatttttg attttgatGGGGATGATATGTTGGGTATTTCTGACTTGAAACAGATTATTGAAAGACTGATTGGGAAGGATAATCATTTGGGTGAGCAGGAGATGGAGCGCTTGATTCAAAATGTGCTCGAGGAAGCGGATTTGGACGACGATGGGGCGCTGTCTTTTGCCGAATTTGAGCACATTATTGACCGGTCTTCAGACTTTCTGAA CGTTTTTCGCATGCGTCTCTAA